A section of the Microbulbifer pacificus genome encodes:
- a CDS encoding MarR family winged helix-turn-helix transcriptional regulator codes for MPNTSSAFIIQNAILSAKLARKAGNRLSVHGISLTEYLVMDYLCQCPQEVSRIELAEYLGMSASGVTRLLLPMEKNGVVEKVQNPRDARQSLVRLSKTGKSLYQDASVSFTHIAEELTSGLSETQLSKAVELLVKLG; via the coding sequence ATGCCTAATACCAGCTCAGCGTTTATCATCCAGAACGCCATTCTCTCCGCCAAACTGGCCCGCAAGGCCGGCAACCGTTTAAGCGTCCACGGCATCAGCCTGACCGAATATCTGGTCATGGACTACCTGTGCCAGTGCCCACAGGAGGTTTCCAGAATAGAACTCGCGGAATATCTCGGTATGAGCGCATCCGGCGTCACCCGCCTGCTGCTGCCCATGGAGAAAAACGGTGTGGTGGAAAAGGTGCAGAACCCGCGCGATGCCAGGCAGAGCCTGGTCAGGTTGTCGAAAACCGGAAAGTCGCTCTACCAGGATGCCAGTGTGAGTTTCACGCACATCGCCGAAGAGCTGACTTCGGGATTGAGTGAAACCCAGCTAAGCAAGGCAGTGGAGTTGCTGGTAAAACTGGGATAG